The segment TGCCGTAGACCATGGCGTTAATCTTTGTCTGGGCGAGGATTTCGCTCACGAGGTTCGAAAGCGGGGCCTCGATGGCGTCGATGCTCAGGAGCGAATCGGCATACTTGACCTTGAACTTGCCAGAAGCGTCGCTCTTGCCGCCCATGGTCCAGTTCGCCTTGGTAATCACGTACGAGCCCTCTTCTTCGACGGCGTCAAGTTCCAGGCTACGCGCGATATACTGCATGGCCTTGCCGAATTCCATCTCGTTTATGAACAGCGTAATCGGCTTCTCAATGTTCTGCTCCACGAACACGTTCTTGCCGGTAATCTCCATGACCTTGCGGACGAGCACGTTGAGGGGCGCGTCTTCTACATCAAGCGAGAGCTTTTCGTTTTCCCACTTGACTTCGAACTTTTTCTCGGGCGGCTTCGGTTTTTCGGGCTCGGGTGGCACGGGCTTGTACACGTGAATCACGCCATTCTCGATGCGGTATTCGTAGCCGTTGCCTGTGAGCAATACCTTGAGAGCGTCCTTGAGTGGCTGGTTGTTGAAGTTGACCGTCACCGGGCCCGAGACGTCCTTCTCGAGGAAAAGGTTCAGCCCGTACTGCACCGCCATGCCCTGCAGCAGGTCGCGGATTTCGGTGTTCTTCACGTTCAGCTTTTTCACCACGAGCGAGTCGGGAATCGGGAGCGCGGGGAGTTCCGGCTTTACCGGCGCCTGTGCAAACGCGGTAACAGTGCAGAGCGCGATTCCCAAGATGAGCTTCAGTATAGTATTCATTATGCGACAACCTCCGAGGCGACTTCTGCCTCTGTCGTAAGTCCCAGTGCGATTTTTTCGTGGCCGTCGTCGGCAAGGGTCTTCATCCCGAGTTCGATGGCTTTCTGTTTCAGTTCCGATACGGATTTGCGCGCGTGTATCATTTCGCGCAGGGGTTCGCCCAGCCGTAGAATTTCGTACAATCCGAGACGCCCGTGGAACCCGCTCCCGCCGCAGTTCAGGCAGTTCCCGCCCTTGCCGCCGCACTTGGGGCAGGTCCTGCGCACAAGCCTTTGGGCCACGATGCAGTTCACTGCCGATGCCACGAGGAACGGCTCGATGCCCATGTCCGTAAGGCGTACGATAGCCGAAGCGGCGTCGTTAGTGTGCAGCGTCGAGAACACGAGGTGCCCGGTCAGGGCTGCGCGGATGGCGAGTTCTGCGGTTTCGCTGTCGCGGATTTCGCCCACCATGATAACGTCCGGGTCCTGGCGCAGCAGCGTGCGGAGTGCGGCCGCGAACGTAAGGTCGATTTTCGGGTTCACCGCCGTCTGCGTGATGCCTTCGAGCTTGTACTCGATAGGTTCCTCGATAGTGGAAATGTTCAGTTCGGGCGAACGGATCATCTGCAGCAGCGTGTAGAGCGTCGTCGTCTTGCCCGAACCCGTGGGGCCCGTGATGAGGAACATCCCGTAGGGCTTGCGGATTTCGGCGTCTACCTGCGCGATGTCCTTCTCTTGCATGCCGAGGGAATCGAGCCTGTGGATAATCTGCCCCTTGTCGAGCAGGCGGAGCACCATCTTCTGCCCGTAGTCCGTGGGCAGCGCCGATACACGGATGTCGACCGCCTTGCTCCCGTCGTCAAAATGGATGCGCCCGTCTTGCGGCCTGCGCTTTTCGGCGATGTCTATGCTCGCCATGATTTTCAGGCGCGATGTAACCTCCGCGGCTTGGCGCACGTGGAGCCTGCGGGCCAGGTGTAGCACGCCGTCTTTACGGAAGCGTACATTGTATGACCTTTCCCCCGGTTCAAAATGGATATCCGAGACGCCTGAGTGCATGGCCTCCTGTATAATCTCGTCGACCAGGCGGATGACCGGCGAAGAACCCGCCTGCCTGCCGTTAGCCTTGAACTTGGAATCCTTTTCTACGAACGTCGCAATCCATTCCAGAATGTTAGAAGTGTCTGCCTCTACAGGAACGACTAGCATCCCCGAGGCCATCTGCAGGTCGGCCACCAGGTCGTAGTCGTAAATGTCGGGCATGGCGACCGAAAGCCTGTTGGCCGTCTCGTCCAGCGCTACAGGAAACACGCAATAGCGTTCCATGAGCTCGCGCGGGAGCGTGCGGAGACATTTCCCGGGAGGGGGTGTCTTGAGAACGAACGGCATTATTCCGAATCAGTCGTGGAATCGGCCGATGCCGAATCCTTGGGCGTGAGGGTGAGGTTCAGGGTACGCAACATTAACGACAGCGATGTGTCGGATACAGTCACGACATCTACAGTATCGGTGGGGATGTAATCCTTCTTGGTTACGATAACCTGGTTCACGTAGCTTTCGAGGGAGGGGAAAACGACCCTTCCGGCGTCGTTTGTCTTGAGTTTGCGTTCGGTTTCATCTTCGCCCGTAAGTGCGACTTCGGCGCCCTCGATGGTTTCTCCGGTGTAACTGTCGCGCACAAGGACCGTGTAGCGTACGGGAACCCTGCTGCTTTCGGCATTCTGGAGGCATGCTGCGAGCTGGAGCAGGGGGAGGCAAAGGAATAGCATGTAGAATCGTGTGGGCATGGTGGTCCCTCGGGGTAAACCTTTTAATTTGCCCAAATTTAACTTATTTGCTTTGTAGACAAAGTGATTAGTTTAGTTTGGATGGATTCGATGACTGCAGTTTGTAATGAAAAAAATCATTTGTAAGTATCGAGAACTTATTTTGTAAGAAAAATGAAAGTTTTGGGCTGGGGCTAAAAAAAGAACCGTGCAGTTGCCCGCACGGTTCGTTGTTTATTAGGAGGAGTACTCGATTAGAATCTTTACAGGCCGTAGGCTTCCTTCATGCCATCGATGAGCTTGGTGCCCTTCACGCCGTCTTCGGAATCGAACAGGGCGAAGCCGCCGGTGTAGCCCCAGTGCGTGAGCGGAATCTGGAGCGTGTCGCTGATAGTCCTCATGGCGGACATGTAGTTCAGCACGGACTGCTTGTCGGTCTTCAGGTTGTAGGCGCCGAACTCGTTGATAATCACCGGGACATTGTGTTCTATGGCCCATTTCTTTGCCGGGACGACACTCTTGAGGATGGCTTCCATGCTGCCAGTCCTGTTGTAGTTCTTGAGGCTGTTCTTGATGTGCGATGGGGTGCTCTTGGTTACACCGAAGTCGGCGCTGTATTCGGACCATTTTTCCTTGTCGTAGGGGAACATGAGGTTCTTGATGGTCTTGGTCTCGGCCCAGCTGGCGCTCTGGTGCGTGAATATAAACGGTTCGTAGGTATGGATGGCGTAGATGACGTTGTCGTCATTCAACGGTTCGCTCTTCGAAAGTACCGAGATGGAGTACCATTCCGCATCGCCAAAGATGATGGTGTGCTTTGTATCGACTGTGCGGATGGAGTCTACGTCTTCCTGGGCGGCTGCGTGCCAGGCTGGGGATTTTACGGCGCCGTTTGTCATGTCGGGCTCGTTCAGGAGTTCGTAGAAGATGTCTTCGCGCTCGTTGCTTGCGTAGTGAGCCGCCACGTGCTTCCACACGTTGGCCATC is part of the Fibrobacter sp. UWR2 genome and harbors:
- a CDS encoding carboxypeptidase regulatory-like domain-containing protein, whose protein sequence is MPTRFYMLFLCLPLLQLAACLQNAESSRVPVRYTVLVRDSYTGETIEGAEVALTGEDETERKLKTNDAGRVVFPSLESYVNQVIVTKKDYIPTDTVDVVTVSDTSLSLMLRTLNLTLTPKDSASADSTTDSE
- a CDS encoding GspE/PulE family protein → MPFVLKTPPPGKCLRTLPRELMERYCVFPVALDETANRLSVAMPDIYDYDLVADLQMASGMLVVPVEADTSNILEWIATFVEKDSKFKANGRQAGSSPVIRLVDEIIQEAMHSGVSDIHFEPGERSYNVRFRKDGVLHLARRLHVRQAAEVTSRLKIMASIDIAEKRRPQDGRIHFDDGSKAVDIRVSALPTDYGQKMVLRLLDKGQIIHRLDSLGMQEKDIAQVDAEIRKPYGMFLITGPTGSGKTTTLYTLLQMIRSPELNISTIEEPIEYKLEGITQTAVNPKIDLTFAAALRTLLRQDPDVIMVGEIRDSETAELAIRAALTGHLVFSTLHTNDAASAIVRLTDMGIEPFLVASAVNCIVAQRLVRRTCPKCGGKGGNCLNCGGSGFHGRLGLYEILRLGEPLREMIHARKSVSELKQKAIELGMKTLADDGHEKIALGLTTEAEVASEVVA